One Burkholderia gladioli genomic window, TTCGAAGCCGTGAACGTCGGCAAGCACCTGAGCCGTTTCTACGAGAGTCTCAACAAGCGCGCTGCCGAAGCAGCCGCGCAGATGTGAGCATGGAACCGGGGAGATCGCAGTGATGCCAGCAGTGAAGGCAGAAATGAAACCTGGTACGAAGCCAGGCAAGAACGCACGGATCGGTGCGGACATCGGCGGCACGTTCACGGACGTGGTGCTCGAATTCGACGGCCGCCGCGAGTCGACCAAAATCCTCACCACCTACGACGCGCCCGAGCGCGCCCTGCTCGAAGGCATCGACATCGTTCTGGCACGCGCCGGTCTGCGCGTTGAGGATGTCGGGTTGATCGTGCATGGCACCACGCTCGCCACCAATGCGCTAATCGAGCGGCGCGGCGCAAAGACTGCGTTGCTGACTACCAGCGGCTTTCGCGACGTGCTCGAGCTGGCCTCGGAAAGCCGCTTCGATCAGTACGACCTGACAATGCAGTCGCCCACGCCGCTGGTGCCGCGTACCATGCGCGTCGGTATCGCCGAACGCATCGCGGCGGGCGGCGACGTGTTGTTGCCGCTCGATGCCGCGGCGGTCCGCGCGGCCGCAGCGCAATTCGGTGCGGCTGGCGTCGAGAGCGTCGCAGTCGCGTTCCTGCATAGCTACGCCAATCCCGCGCACGAACAGGCGGCCGCCGCATTGCTCGCCGAATGCCTACCCGGCGTGAGCATTTCGCTGTCGTCAGAAGTGTCGCCGGAGATGCGCGAGTACGAGCGATTCTCCACGACCGTCGCAAATGCCTATGTGCAACCGCTGGTCGCGAGCTACCTGCGCCGTCTCGAAGACAAGCTCGGAACGCTGGGTTTTCAGTGTCCGCTCTTCCTCATGTTGTCGTCGGGCGGCTTGACGACGGTCGATACCGCTGCGCGCTTTCCGGTCCGGCTGGTCGAATCGGGTCCGGCGGGCGGCGCAATTTTCGCAGCCAGCGTCGCAGCCGAACGCGGCATCGACAACATGCTGGCGCTCGATGTCGGTGGCACGACCGCCAAAATCTGCTTTATCGATCACGCCCGTCCACGCATCTCGCAGATGTTCGAAGTAGCGCGCGTGCACCGCTTTCGCAAAGGCAGCGGCTTGCCGTTGCGGATTCCCGTGGTGGAAATGGTCGAGATCGGCGCGGGCGGCGGTTCGATCGCGCATCTCGATAGCGCGCGCCGTCTGAACGTCGGCCCGCGCAGCGCCGGCTCCGAGCCAGGTCCGGCCTGTTACGGACGCGGCGGCACCTCGCCGACCGTGACCGACGCCGACCTCGTGCTCGGCCGGATCGACCCCGCCGCATTTGCCGGCGGCTCGATCCGGCTCGACGCCGAGGCATCGCGCGCCGCGCTCGAATCCCTGAACGTGTGGGATGCGAGTGCCACGCAACTGGCGCTCGGCGTCAGCGAAACCGTCGACGAAGCCATGGCCAGCGCCGCCCGCGTCCACGCGATGGAAAACGGCGCGGACACCGCCGCGCACACGCTGTTCGCGTTCGGCGGCGCGGCGCCCTTGCATGCCGCGCGCATCGCCGAAAAACTCGGTATCCGCGAAGTGGTGATTCCGCGCAGCGCGGGTGTCGGCTCGGCGGTCGGCTTCCTGCGCGCGCCCATCGCCTATGAAGTGTCGCGCAGCCTGCATCAGCGGCTCGACCGCTTCGAGCCAGACGCGATCAACGCGATGCTCGATCGGATGGCGGGCGAAGCGCACGAAATCGTCGCGCGCACCGATGCATCGGTTGCGCGCATCGAGCGGCGCACCGCGTTCGCGCGCTATTGCGGCCAGGGCTTCGAGATCGCGATCGAGGTGCCGGTGCGCACGCTCGGCGCGGACGATGCCGCCGTGCTCGGCGCGACCTTCGACGCGGCGTATCGCGCGCTGTACGGCGCGACTGCCGAAGGACTCGCGGTGGAAGTGCTGACCTGGCGGATGTCGGTGACGACCGAAGCCACGCCGGTGCGTCGCGTCGAGTCGAGCGCGTCGCAGCGCACCGTCAGGCCCGGCAGCACGCGCCGGGTGGTCGATCCGGCGAGCGGCGAGACGGTCGAGTTCGCGGTCGCCGGACGCGCAGGTTTGCTGCCTGGCGACCGGATCGAAGGACCGGCGCTGATCGTCGAACACGAAACCACGACGGTCGTCTCGGCCTCGTTCGATGCGACCATCGACGCGCACGGCTATATCGTGCTGACGCGTCGTGAATCTTCCGGAGTCACCGTATGAGCGGCGCGTTGAACGACCTGCGCAAGCAGTTGATGTGGACCCGGCTGATTTCGATCGTCGAGGAATCGGCCCAGGCCTTGATGCGCACCGCGTTTTCGACGACGGTGCGCGATGCGGGCGATCTGTCGGCGGCGATCTTCGACAGCCGTGGACGGATGATCGCCGAAGCGGTGACGGGCACGCCGGGACACGTCAATTCGATGGCCGAAGGCGTGCGCCACTTTCTCGAACGCTTCCCCGTCGAGCGCATGGAAGACGGTGATCACTTCGTCACCAACGACCCTTGGCTGACAGCCGGGCATCTGCACGACATCACAGTAGTCAGCCCGGTGGTCGCAGATGGCAAGGTGGTCGCGTTTATCGGCTGCTGCTGTCACCAGCTGGATATCGGCGGATTGGGACAAGGACCGGACGGCCGCTCGATCTTCGAGGAAGGCCTCCAGATTCCGTTGCTCAAGCTGGCCTCGCGCGGCGTGCTGAACCAGGATCTGATGGACATCCTGCGCGCCAACGTGCGCACGCCCTTGCAGGCCGAAGGCGACATGCTGTCGTATATCGCGTGCAACCAGTCGGGCTCGGTGCGGTTGCGCTCGATGCTCGACGAGTATGGAATGCGCGAGCTCGACACGTTGGCCGACTATATCGTCGACGAGTCGCTCGCGGCGACGCGCGCGGCCATCGCGAAGCTGCCCCAAGGCAGTTGGCACGCGGACATGACGATCGACGGTTACGACACGCCGATCACCTTGCGCGCCCGCCTGACGATCGCTGCCGACACCATCTCCGTCGACTACGGAGGCAGTGCGCCCGCAGTCAGCCAGGGCATCAACGTCGTGCTGAACTACTGCCGCGCCTATACGGTGTTCGGCCTGAAATGCGTGGTGGCTGCCGAGATTCCGAACAATCACGGCGCCCTCCTGCCCTTTATCGTCGATGCGCCGCAGGGCAGTATCCTCAACGCGCAGCGCCCTGCTCCGGTCGCCGCGCGCCATGTGATCGGTCAGATGCTGCCCGATCTGGTATTTGGTTGTCTTGGTCAGGCATTGCCGGACAAGACGCCCGCAGAAGGATCGTCGTGCCTGTGGAGCGTGCAGTTGCGCGGCGTCGACGGCAATACAGGTGCGAGTTTCGATACCGTGTTCTTCAATAGCGGTGGCTCCGGCGCGCGGGCGACGCTCGATGGCTTGTCGGCCACCGCATTTCCGAGCGGTGTGCGCGCGATGCCGGTCGAAGTCACCGAAGCGGGCGCTCCGATCGTCATCTGGCGCAAAGAACTGCGGCCCGACAGCGGAGGAGCGGGACGCACGCAAGGTGGGCTGGGTCAGATCGTCGAAGTCGGCACGCGCGACGGTTCCAGCTTCGAAGTGCTGGCGATGTTCGAGCGCGTGCAGTCGGCCGCGCGCGGTCGCGCAGGCGGTCACGATGGCGCGACGGGTATCGTGCGCCTCGGCTCCGGCCCGGCGTTGCGCGCGAAAGGCTTGCAGCGCATTCCCACCGACGACCGGCTGGTGCTCGAACTGCCGGGCGGAGCGGGATTGGGCGATCCGTCGGCGCGCGACCCGCAGCACGTCGCACAGGACATCGAACACGGGCGGTTGTCAGCGGAGTTTGCAGCGCAGGCATATTCGCAAGCGGTGGGTTGAACGTTCAGCTTGCACGGTAAAACGGCGGCATGACCTCGTGTCATGCCGCCGTTTTGTGCTGACCGCACGGCGTAGTTCAGGCCTCGCCGCTGCGATAGGCGCCGGACCAGCGTGACACCCGCCGGGCAGCCGGGCCAACTGGACCGCTCCTGTTGGCAGGATCGGCTCCATCCGGCGCATCAGACCCGTCCAATGACGGGATCGGCATCAATGCGCTGCAGCAGGCCGCATTCACACATTCGATCCAGCGCGCGTCGTGCCACCAGTAATGCGTTGCCGATGCAGTATGCGACGCTTCGACGGCGGGCGGCGGTGCGGTGCCGGAATGCCGCGCGCTGTGTCCCTTCAGTGCTGTTCCAGCAAACGGTTCGATAAGCTCGTCGAGCGTCCGGTACTCGCCGCCGACCATCACCGCTTCGACATTCGCCGCGTCGTCGATGCAGCTCGTCGGATCGCCCGAGACGAACACGACATCGGCGAGCGCGCCCGGCCTCAGCGTGCCTAGATTCGGGTGCAGCGCGCTGCCCGATACACTCGTCGCCGTGCGCAACGCGTCGACCGGCGTCATGCCGTAACGGACCATTGCGCGCAGATTCAGATGCAGACTGATGCCCGGTGCGACGATCGGAAAATCGCTACCCGTGACGATCCTGACGCCGGCCCTCATCATCGTGTCGATGGCCTGCACCTGACTCGCGACCATCGGAATATATCGTCCAGGCTCGCTATCCGCTGCGTGCTGCAAGGCGGACAGATCGTCCGGTTTGAACAGTGTCTTGAGGCGTCGGTCGCTATACAACCACGCGGGTGAATCGGCCAGCATCGATTCGAGTCCGAACAGGGTCGGCGTGCGGTAGCACTCCGCCGCCGCCGAAATCGCGAGCACGTCCTGATACATCCGGCCCAACGCGCTACCGGTGCGCGAGTACCCGAAGCGGCTGGTGCCGCCCATATGTTCGTAGCCGTCCGCGCCGAACGCCATCGCAGGAAACAGGTAGTGCGAGGTGACCGGAATGCCGAGCGCGTGCGCGCCCCGCGTCGCCATCTGTTGCAGGTCGGGCGGCAGACGTACGTAGCATTTGATCAGATCGTAGTCGAGCGCCTGCGCACGGCCGAGTTCGCGTTCGAGTTGCTGCCGGCCGCCGATAGGCCGCATGCCATCCCAGAACGTGCGTGTGCCGTCGAGTGCATCGCCGGTTGCAAAACTGCGCGGACCGATGCGCGCGCCTGCATCCACCGACTCCTTGTTTTCGAGCGCCAGATATGGGTTGTCGGACAGACCGCGAGTACTCGTAATGCCGAACGACAGAAAGATCCGAGGTTCACGCGCGCCAAGCTGATTGCCCATCTCGCGATGCGTATGCATATCGGTCAGGCCCGGCATCACGGTGTATGCGCGCGCGTCGATGTAGCGGGCGGTGGGGTTTTGACGATCCGCGGCGTCCGTCGGATCATGCGGCGCGATCGACACGATATGACCATGTTCGACGACGATGTCCATATCATTTAGGGAGTGATCTGCGACGCCATCCCATAGCTTCCCTGCCCGAACTACGGTTCGTCCGCTCGCGCTGTGCGGCGTCCATGTCAGATCGAGAGGAACTTCCGACACGGTGCCATCCGTCAGATCGAGCAGGCGCAAGCGCGCGTTCGACAGAAACATCACGTGCCGGCCATCGGCGCTTGCGCTAATCGCGTCGGCGGTTTCGTCGCCGAGCGGCAGCGGCGCCGCGCAGGGCATGTGATGCGCGTCGAGCGGAAGCGACCACAGTGTTCCACGCATCGTAAACAACAGGCGCGATGCGCCGACGCCGTTGGCGTCCGCGCCACCGAGCCAGATCGGACCGTTGGCGTTGCGCACGTCGAGCGCGTCGCCCGCAGTCGGCGACGGGTCGTGATACTGAAGCCGCCCGCTCGCGAGTTCGTGAATCAGGATGGCATTGCGGCCTTCGCGGAATCGCGCGGAATACGGGCGCACGGCGGCCAGCACCAGGTACATACCGTCGGGCGACCAGTCGGGCCGTCCGGACCACACCGTCTGATGCAATTCGCGCCGCATCGATCCGCTCACGGCATCGACCCGGTAGATGAAACCGTCTTGCGACGCACACGCAATCTGCATCCCGTCAGGCGACCATTTGCATTGCTTTAGCGCATGACCCGCATCCGTGAGTTGTACTTCGATCCCACTCGCCAGCTCGCGAACCCAGATATCCATATTGCCCGCGCGATCGCAGATATAAGCGAGACGGGTGCCGTCGGGCGAGAAGGCGGGCCAGATTTTCGCGTAGGGGTCTGCGCTGAGCGCCACCGGTTGCGGGTCGCCGATCGTCAACAGCCACAACTGGTTCAGCGCGCCGAACGCGACGTGGCGCGCATCGGGTGAGAGCACCGGGAACGACAGACCTTTGACCTTGCGCGGCGTATCCGCATGGAAGTCGCGGTACTTACGCGTGTACTGCGGCTTCGTGACCTGGACGCTCGCCGCGAAAGGGATCGTGCCCAACGCGCCGCGCGACAGCGAACGACACCGGATCTTGCCGTCCGACGTATACAGGAAGCGATCGTGATCGAGCCAGACGATGGGAAACGGAAACACGTCTTCATCGTCGCCCGTCAACGCGACGCCGTCGACAAACAGACGGCTCGCCCGCATGTCGCGCGCGCTGCCGAGCGCCACCCGATACACGAGGCTGCGCCCGTCCGGCGTCCACGCCGGCGCCCCCACGACGGCACCGGGATGCGAGCATCGGGCAGCCACCGTTTCGGTCGTCACGTCGATTCCATTGCGGTCGGCACATGCCAAAGCGCCGTCGCGAACGAACACGACCCGGTGGCCATCGGGCGACCAGCACGGCTCGGACGCCTCACTCGCAGCATGTTCGCTTGAGAGCAAGCGACGCGCGCCGGTAGCGAGATCCATCGCATAGATAGCGTAACGGCCGCTAAGGTCCGAAGCAAACGCAAGTTCACGGCCGTCGGGCGAAAAACGCGGCTCGCGACAGTCGAATTCGCCGTGCGTCAGCTGGTTCAGGTGTGTGCCGTCGGCGTCGATCGACCAGAGATGGAAATTGCCGCTCCGATACGACTGAAACACGATCCGCGAACCATCCGACGACCATTGCGGCCGCGCGATATCGCCGAAGTCGTCCGTCAGACGGCGCGCGGTTCCGCCTTCGACGCGCATCGTCCACAAGATGCCTTGCAGATCCATCGCAATCGTGCGGCCATCGGGCGATAACGCGATCGCGAGACTCGTGCCTTCGGTCAGTTCGACCGTAATCGTGGATCCGGTAACGTCGGTCTCCTTGGCTTCGTCTGGAAGCGGGTGCGGTACATCGCAATCTTTCATCGTTCATCGGTTGGACGCATGCGGACCGGGTCGCGCACAGGGCGTGCCGCGCCCTGCATCCGTGCACGATGCACAAGCGGCTATCACGCCACGTTCGATACGACGCGATCTGGTGCGAGAGTTGAGAAACGTTCCGTCAGGAAGCAGCGTCGATCAGCTCGTGGCAACGTATCGCGAGATCAGCGGATGATGCGGCTCATGAACCCACCGCGTAAGTCTCCCTCAATCTCGAACGCTCACCCGCAGGGTCGGGACTTTCGGGCACATGTGGCGAGCGCCATTCGTGCAGCTTTCTCGACAGTTGCTCGCTGAACTTCGCGGCGGCCAGCGGCAACGCACGTCCGCGCAACTGCCCGAGCACGAGCGGACCGTGCGCGGCGTCGGCATCGTCGATTGGCACGACGGCCAGCGCCGGATCGCGCTTCCAGCCCAGTGAGCCGACTTCGATCTGAAACGTGATGATCTGCGACTCGCGCACCAGATCGACCAACAGATCGAACGAATTCGCCTCGACGATCGGGTTGAGGCGCACCGAACTGCGCGCGACGATTTCATCGATGATCTCACGCCCGGAAAACGTGCTGTCGGGCAAACCGATTTCATATTCGAGGCACTCGCGCATCCTCAACGACGCACGGCCCGCGAGCGGATGATGGGCCGCCATGATCGCGACCAGTCCCTGCCCGACCGACATCAGCGGTTGCAGTTCGGCCGCTTGCGGCGGACGGAAGATCAGCACGAGATCGGTCTCGTAGCCGATCAGCGAACGCATTGCGCGGCCGTGGTCGCAGATCGTCACGTGGAACTTGACGAGTGGATGCAGACGTCGGAACTCGACGATCTCATGCAGCAGAAAACTGCGCGCGACTGCCTGACTTGCGGACACGCGCACTTCGCCGCGACGCAATCCCGACAGCGCTTCGATCTGCGACATCACATGGCGTAGTCCCGCGTTCTGATTGCGTATCCAGCCCAAAAACAGCTCGCCGCCCGCCGTCAACTGAACCCCGGAAGGCGTGCGTTCGAACACCGGGATACCCAGTTCTTCCTCGATGTCCTGAATTCTTCTCAACAGCGCCGAAGGCGTCACATAAAGCCGCTCGGCAGCCTGACGGACCGAGCCCGCTCGCGCAACCTCTTCCAGGTATCGCAATACCCGCATGCTACGCAGCGTCACGGTCGCACTCCTTTATAGAGGGGTTGAACCACCCGCATGTTACGCAGACTCAAAATCGTTCTCCATAGCCGATTCGGCAACACGTTCAAACCAAATTAACACCTGGTCGCCGGTTATTGATCGAGTATCGTCCAATCACGTTGCACAGCGTTGCAACCGGACAATTCACGCCGAACGCGCAGTAACCGGGTACGGCAAAAAGCAAGCTTGATGCCATTGGCCGGATACGACCGGCAAGGTGAGCGCGATATGCCCCCTGCGCGTCATGGATCATTACCGGGAGGAAAATAAATGGAACTGCAACTCGGCAAAAAAGTCGTCGTCATCACCGGACCTGCCAAGGGGATGGGCCCGGCGATCACGCGAGCGTTTGCTCACGAAGGCGCGCATCTGGTGCTTGCGGGTCGCGATACGGCGGCCATCGACGCGCTCGCCCGCGAGTTGCACGATGTGCATGACTTGCACATCGAAACCCTGACGATACGCTGCGACGTCACGCAGCCCGCCGATGCCGAAGCACTGGCGGTGGCCACGCTCGAACGGTTCGGACAGATCGACGTGCTGGTCAATGTAGCGGGCGGCACGGGTCCGGTCGGCGGCACGACGTGGACCACCACTACTGAAGAGTTCGACCAGATCGTCGGACTGAACCTCACCGGCTGTTTCAACATGATGCATGCGGTGATGCCGTCGATGATCGAGCGGCGCTACGGCAAGATCGTCAACGTCGGCGGCACCTTCGGGATGCGTGGTCGTGCGGGACGCATGGCCTATTCCGCTTCGAAATGGGGTTTGCGCGGCGTCACGAAATCGGCGGCACTCGAAGCGGGCCGTCACAACATCAACGTGAATTACGTGGCGCCCGGCATGGTGGACGGCGAGCGGTTCCGCACCAAGGTCGTGCCCGACGTGATGCGCAAGCTTTCGATCAGCGAAGAGCAGGCGGTCGCGCATCACGCGCAGGACTACGCCTTGCAGCGGATCAGCGTCGATGCCGACGTCGCGCACGCGTGCCTCTTCCTCGCCTCCGACGTGTCGCGGCAGATCACCGGCATCGACCTTCCGGTCGACGGCGGCTGGGCCATGCTCTGATTCGCCGCCACCCGTCGCTCACGCCCCGCGCTCTGCGCCCTCCGATCCCACACTCGCACGACCTTCCATGATTGCAGACCTGATTATTCGCGGCGGCACGATCGTCACCGACACCACGCAGTTCGTCGCTTCCATTGCCATCAAGGACGGGCGCGTGCTCTGCCTCGGCGACGACGCGAGCATGCCCGAGGCGAAG contains:
- a CDS encoding hydantoinase B/oxoprolinase family protein, translated to MSGALNDLRKQLMWTRLISIVEESAQALMRTAFSTTVRDAGDLSAAIFDSRGRMIAEAVTGTPGHVNSMAEGVRHFLERFPVERMEDGDHFVTNDPWLTAGHLHDITVVSPVVADGKVVAFIGCCCHQLDIGGLGQGPDGRSIFEEGLQIPLLKLASRGVLNQDLMDILRANVRTPLQAEGDMLSYIACNQSGSVRLRSMLDEYGMRELDTLADYIVDESLAATRAAIAKLPQGSWHADMTIDGYDTPITLRARLTIAADTISVDYGGSAPAVSQGINVVLNYCRAYTVFGLKCVVAAEIPNNHGALLPFIVDAPQGSILNAQRPAPVAARHVIGQMLPDLVFGCLGQALPDKTPAEGSSCLWSVQLRGVDGNTGASFDTVFFNSGGSGARATLDGLSATAFPSGVRAMPVEVTEAGAPIVIWRKELRPDSGGAGRTQGGLGQIVEVGTRDGSSFEVLAMFERVQSAARGRAGGHDGATGIVRLGSGPALRAKGLQRIPTDDRLVLELPGGAGLGDPSARDPQHVAQDIEHGRLSAEFAAQAYSQAVG
- a CDS encoding SDR family NAD(P)-dependent oxidoreductase, with the protein product MELQLGKKVVVITGPAKGMGPAITRAFAHEGAHLVLAGRDTAAIDALARELHDVHDLHIETLTIRCDVTQPADAEALAVATLERFGQIDVLVNVAGGTGPVGGTTWTTTTEEFDQIVGLNLTGCFNMMHAVMPSMIERRYGKIVNVGGTFGMRGRAGRMAYSASKWGLRGVTKSAALEAGRHNINVNYVAPGMVDGERFRTKVVPDVMRKLSISEEQAVAHHAQDYALQRISVDADVAHACLFLASDVSRQITGIDLPVDGGWAML
- a CDS encoding amidohydrolase family protein, producing the protein MKDCDVPHPLPDEAKETDVTGSTITVELTEGTSLAIALSPDGRTIAMDLQGILWTMRVEGGTARRLTDDFGDIARPQWSSDGSRIVFQSYRSGNFHLWSIDADGTHLNQLTHGEFDCREPRFSPDGRELAFASDLSGRYAIYAMDLATGARRLLSSEHAASEASEPCWSPDGHRVVFVRDGALACADRNGIDVTTETVAARCSHPGAVVGAPAWTPDGRSLVYRVALGSARDMRASRLFVDGVALTGDDEDVFPFPIVWLDHDRFLYTSDGKIRCRSLSRGALGTIPFAASVQVTKPQYTRKYRDFHADTPRKVKGLSFPVLSPDARHVAFGALNQLWLLTIGDPQPVALSADPYAKIWPAFSPDGTRLAYICDRAGNMDIWVRELASGIEVQLTDAGHALKQCKWSPDGMQIACASQDGFIYRVDAVSGSMRRELHQTVWSGRPDWSPDGMYLVLAAVRPYSARFREGRNAILIHELASGRLQYHDPSPTAGDALDVRNANGPIWLGGADANGVGASRLLFTMRGTLWSLPLDAHHMPCAAPLPLGDETADAISASADGRHVMFLSNARLRLLDLTDGTVSEVPLDLTWTPHSASGRTVVRAGKLWDGVADHSLNDMDIVVEHGHIVSIAPHDPTDAADRQNPTARYIDARAYTVMPGLTDMHTHREMGNQLGAREPRIFLSFGITSTRGLSDNPYLALENKESVDAGARIGPRSFATGDALDGTRTFWDGMRPIGGRQQLERELGRAQALDYDLIKCYVRLPPDLQQMATRGAHALGIPVTSHYLFPAMAFGADGYEHMGGTSRFGYSRTGSALGRMYQDVLAISAAAECYRTPTLFGLESMLADSPAWLYSDRRLKTLFKPDDLSALQHAADSEPGRYIPMVASQVQAIDTMMRAGVRIVTGSDFPIVAPGISLHLNLRAMVRYGMTPVDALRTATSVSGSALHPNLGTLRPGALADVVFVSGDPTSCIDDAANVEAVMVGGEYRTLDELIEPFAGTALKGHSARHSGTAPPPAVEASHTASATHYWWHDARWIECVNAACCSALMPIPSLDGSDAPDGADPANRSGPVGPAARRVSRWSGAYRSGEA
- a CDS encoding hydantoinase/oxoprolinase family protein, which encodes MPAVKAEMKPGTKPGKNARIGADIGGTFTDVVLEFDGRRESTKILTTYDAPERALLEGIDIVLARAGLRVEDVGLIVHGTTLATNALIERRGAKTALLTTSGFRDVLELASESRFDQYDLTMQSPTPLVPRTMRVGIAERIAAGGDVLLPLDAAAVRAAAAQFGAAGVESVAVAFLHSYANPAHEQAAAALLAECLPGVSISLSSEVSPEMREYERFSTTVANAYVQPLVASYLRRLEDKLGTLGFQCPLFLMLSSGGLTTVDTAARFPVRLVESGPAGGAIFAASVAAERGIDNMLALDVGGTTAKICFIDHARPRISQMFEVARVHRFRKGSGLPLRIPVVEMVEIGAGGGSIAHLDSARRLNVGPRSAGSEPGPACYGRGGTSPTVTDADLVLGRIDPAAFAGGSIRLDAEASRAALESLNVWDASATQLALGVSETVDEAMASAARVHAMENGADTAAHTLFAFGGAAPLHAARIAEKLGIREVVIPRSAGVGSAVGFLRAPIAYEVSRSLHQRLDRFEPDAINAMLDRMAGEAHEIVARTDASVARIERRTAFARYCGQGFEIAIEVPVRTLGADDAAVLGATFDAAYRALYGATAEGLAVEVLTWRMSVTTEATPVRRVESSASQRTVRPGSTRRVVDPASGETVEFAVAGRAGLLPGDRIEGPALIVEHETTTVVSASFDATIDAHGYIVLTRRESSGVTV
- a CDS encoding LysR family transcriptional regulator, translated to MTLRSMRVLRYLEEVARAGSVRQAAERLYVTPSALLRRIQDIEEELGIPVFERTPSGVQLTAGGELFLGWIRNQNAGLRHVMSQIEALSGLRRGEVRVSASQAVARSFLLHEIVEFRRLHPLVKFHVTICDHGRAMRSLIGYETDLVLIFRPPQAAELQPLMSVGQGLVAIMAAHHPLAGRASLRMRECLEYEIGLPDSTFSGREIIDEIVARSSVRLNPIVEANSFDLLVDLVRESQIITFQIEVGSLGWKRDPALAVVPIDDADAAHGPLVLGQLRGRALPLAAAKFSEQLSRKLHEWRSPHVPESPDPAGERSRLRETYAVGS